The following are from one region of the Meleagris gallopavo isolate NT-WF06-2002-E0010 breed Aviagen turkey brand Nicholas breeding stock chromosome 21, Turkey_5.1, whole genome shotgun sequence genome:
- the GDPD1 gene encoding lysophospholipase D GDPD1 — STLGGYVLTSALLLKCPGLLHRPKRQRFRCRHISHRGGAGENLENTMAAFHHAVNIGTDMLELDCHLTKDEQVVVSHDENLKRSTGVDVNISDLKYSELPPYLCKLDVAFQKESHSEGKDNRIPLLKEVFEAFPQTPVNIDIKVNNNVLIRKVSELVSQYKREHLTVWGNVNYEVVSKCLKENADIPIIFCLQRVLLLLGLFYTGLLPFIPFKEEFLEIPMPSIILKLKEPEKMSRSQKFIIWLADTLLMRKALFDHLTARGIQVYIWVLNEEQEYKRAFDLGATGVMTDYPTKLKEFLHNYPV, encoded by the exons TCCACGCTGGGAGGATACGTCCTCACCTCGGCGCTGCTCCTCAAATGCCCTGGGCTGCTCCACCGGCCCAAGCGGCAGCGCTTCCGATGCCGGCACATCTCGCACCGCGGCG GTGCTGGGGAGAACCTGGAAAACACGATGGCAGCCTTTCACCA TGCTGTTAACATAGGAACAGACATGCTGGAGCTGGACTGTCACCTGACCAAAGATGAGCAAGTGGTCGTGTCCCATGATGAGAACCTGAAGAGATCGACAGGAGTCGATGTCAACATATCTGACCTCAAGTACTCT gAACTTCCACCATATCTCTGCAAGTTGGATGTCGCCTTTCAGAAAG AAAGTCACTCGGAGGGAAAAGATAACCGCATCCCTCTCCTGAAGGAGGTGTTTGAGGCATTTCCACAAACTCCTGTCAACATTGACATCAAAGTGAACAACAACGTGTTGATCAGGAAG GTCTCAGAGTTGGTGAGTCAGTATAAACGAGAGCATTTGACAGTATGGGGGAATGTCAATTACGAGGTGGTTTCCAAGTGTCTTAAGGAG AATGCTGACATTCCCatcatcttctgtttgcaaCGTGTCCTTCTGCTTCTGGGACTCTTCTACACTGGTCTGCTGCCATTCATTCCTTTCAAGGAAGAATTCTTGGAAATCCCCATGCCTTCCATCATCCTCAA ACTGAAAGAACCAGAAAAGATGTCAAGAAGCCAGAAATTTATTATCTGGCTAGCTGACAC gctgctAATGAGGAAAGCACTTTTTGATCACCTCACTGCTCGGGGCATTCAG GTATATATTTGGGTACTGAACGAAGAACAAGAATACAAGAGAGCATTCGATCTGGGAGCAACCGGAGTCATGACAGACTATCCAACAAAGCTCAAGGAGTTTTTACACAACTATCCTGTGTAA
- the SMG8 gene encoding protein SMG8 has protein sequence LTSICDTPQLLRACGDLAAAESRENGPGAPLPHAEAHEFWKHQEKLHCLSLLYLFSVCHILLLVHPTCSFDITYDRVFRALDGLRQKVLPSLKAAIKDCPVGKEWKLNCRPCPPRLLFLFQLNGALKVDPPPGRGQDPCGHLEKPPPKKHSPKRRLQHALEDQIYRIFRKSRVLTNQSINCLFTVPANQAFVYIVAGGAQDGEDPVAMLLDQLRSNCTMRETDSLLAPTLSGPRRYQMMRHGRQQLSFYAESSSSSSSSSGQLVDCTLKEFLWQHVELVLSKKGFDDSVGRNPQPSHFELPTYQKWVAAALKLYEVTIEGKDDDPTSLTGELSSKIMGSIKVLEGYLDIDTKFSENRCQKALPMAHSAYQSNLPHNYTMTVHKNQLAQALRVYSQHARGPAFHKYAMQLNEDCYKFWSNGHQLCEERSLTDQHCVHKFHLLPKAGEKPEADRNPPILYHNSRARSTGACNCGRKQAPRDDPFDIKAANYDFYQLLEEKCCGKLEHINFPIFQPSTPDPAPARDEASPAPPEGEIEKLKEKEPQTQGESTGLSLALSLGQSTGSLGTYPPDAQGGGDNAEGQGQSGESKSEKRPSLVDRQASTVEYLPGMLHSNCPKGLLPKFSSWSLVKLGPAKAYNFHTGLDQQGFIPGTNYLMPWDIVIRTRAEDEGDLDTNSWPAPNKAIPAKRSAVVMGRGRRRDDIARAFVGFEYEDARGRRFMCSGPDKVMKVMGGGPKESAIKALNSDMPLYILSSTQGRGLKPHYAQFMRLFVVVPDAPLQITLTPQVQPGPPPCPVFYPEKQEITLPSDGLWVLRFPYAYVTERGPCFPPKESQQLMSYKVLRGILKAMTQ, from the exons CTCACCTCCATCTGCGATACGCCGCAGCTGCTGCGGGCGTGCGGGGACCTGGCGGCGGCCGAGAGCCGGGAGAACGGCCCCGGAGCGCCGCTGCCCCACGCCGAAGCGCACGAGTTCTGGAAGCACCAGGAGAAACTGCACTGCCTCAGCCTCCTCTACCTCTTCTCCGTGTGCCACATCCTGCTGTTGGTGCACCCCACCTGCTCCTTCGACATCACCTACGACCGCGTCTTCAGGGCGCTGGATGGGCTGCGGCAGAAGGTGCTGCCCTCCCTGAAGGCCGCCATCAAGGACTGCCCCGTGGGCAAGGAGTGGAAGCTGAACTGCAGGCCCTGCCCGCCGCGCCTGCTCTTCCTCTTCCAGCTCAACGGGGCCCTGAAGGTGGATCCCCCTCCGGGCAGGGGCCAGGACCCCTGCGGCCACCTGGAAAAGCCCCCCCCCAAGAAGCACTCGCCCaagaggaggctgcagcacGCCCTGGAGGACCAGATCTACCGTATCTTCCGCAAGAGCAGGGTGCTGACCAACCAGAGCATCAACTGCCTGTTCACCGTGCCTGCTAACCAGGCCTTCGTGTACATCGTGGCCGGAGGGGCGCAGGACGGGGAGGACCCCGTGGCCATGCTTCTCGATCAGCTCAGGAGCAACTGCACCATGAGGGAGACGGACTCCCTGCTGGCTCCCACCCTGTCGGGACCTCGGAGGTACCAGATGATGCGTCAcggcaggcagcagctctccttctatgcagagagcagcagcagcagctccagttCCTCGGGGCAGCTGGTGGACTGTACCCTGAAGGAGTTCTTGTGGCAGCACGTGGAGCTGGTGCTCAGCAAGAAGGGCTTCGATGACAGCGTGGGCAGGAACCCGCAGCCCTCTCACTTTGAGCTCCCGACCTACCAGAAGTGGGTTGCTGCAGCTCTAAAGCTGTACGAAGTGACCATCGAAGGTAAAGATGATGACCCGACTTCACTCACTGGTGAACTGAGCTCGAAAATCATGGGCAGCATCAAAGTTCTGGAAGGCTATTTAGATATAGACACCAAGTTCTCTGAAAACCGTTGCCAGAAAGCCCTCCCCATGGCCCACAGTGCCTATCAGTCAAACCTGCCCCACAATTACACCATGACAGTCCATAAGAATCAGCTGGCCCAGGCCTTGCGTGTGTACAGCCAGCACGCCCGCGGCCCAGCCTTCCACAAGTATGCCATGCAGCTGAACGAGGACTGCTACAAGTTCTGGAGCAACGGGCACCAGCTTTGTGAGGAACGAAGTTTAACTGACCAGCACTGCGTGCACAAGTTTCATTTGCTCCCCAAAGCAG GGGAAAAGCCAGAAGCAGACAGAAATCCCCCAATCCTGTACCACAACAGCCGGGCTCGTTCCACTGGTGCCTGTAactgtggaagaaaacaagCTCCTCGTGATGATCCCTTTGACATCAAAGCAGCTAATTATGACTTCTACCAG ctgctggaagaaaaatgctgcGGGAAACTGGAGCACATCAATTTTCCCATATTTCAGCCAAGCACACCTGATCCAGCACCTGCGAGGGATGAGGCATCGCCTGCTCCTCCAGAGGGTGAAATTGAGAAACTTAAAGAGAAGGAACCTCAGACTCAGGGTGAAAGCACAGGTCTGAGCTTAGCCCTCAGCCTGGGTCAGTCAACGGGCAGCTTGGGCACCTACCCACCAGATGCCCAGGGAGGAGGGGACAATGCAGAAGGTCAGGGGCAGAGTGGGGAGTCCAAAAGTGAGAAAAGGCCGAGCCTGGTGGATCGCCAGGCATCCACTGTCGAGTACCTCCCTGGGATGCTCCATTCAAATTGCCCCAAAGGCCTTCTGCCAAAGTTCTCCAGTTGGTCACTGGTTAAGCTGGGGCCTGCTAAGGCTTATAACTTCCACACAGGCCTGGACCAGCAAGGCTTCATCCCGGGAACAAACTACTTAATGCCTTGGGACATTGTCATCAGGACAAGAGCTGAGGACGAAGGAGACTTAGATACCAATTCCTGGCCTGCTCCTAACAAGGCTATTCCTGCAAAAAGAAGTGCAGTTGTGATGGGAAGAGGAAGACGGAGAGATGACATAGCTCGAGCTTTCGTAGGGTTTGAATATGAAGATGCACGTGGAAGGAGGTTCATGTGTTCAGGGCCTGATAAGGTCATGAAAGTGATGGGAGGGGGGCCGAAGGAGTCCGCCATCAAAGCCCTCAATTCTGACATGCCACTCTACATCCTGTCCTCGACTCAGGGACGGGGACTCAAGCCCCATTATGCTCAGTTCATGAGACTCTTCGTGGTGGTTCCCGACGCTCCGCTGCAAATAACACTGACACCTCAG GTTCAACCCGGGCCACCACCTTGCCCTGTGTTCTACCCTGAGAAGCAGGAAATCACGCTTCCATCGGACGGGCTGTGGGTGCTCAGGTTTCCCTATGCGTACGTGACGGAGCGTGGGCCGTGCTTCCCTCCAAAGGAAAGCCAACAACTGATGAGTTACAAAGTTCTCCGAGGAATACTGAAAGCGATGACTCAGTAA
- the PRR11 gene encoding proline-rich protein 11 encodes MVKEVIFPSQVYLRELNTFKEQLEKLETEFSRLQGILQKSGITTLSSESSHCQKCSKTVLGAPVEVQPEPPSSVPGPPAVQLQPTAVPPPPPPPPPLPPPPPPLPPPKLPAAPLLLKRGNGSKALLEPSVKQDAPMHITLKDLLNVKLRKTDSRLRTDKAGSRERTRRALITVSDLQSVNLRSKSKPSAHITSSLTSTPPKNQIDLRKHLKKVNIQRSPGGTPLNKENTECGSGLTPIMTQALRRKFQMAHPKSPSPAPLSTASSFDEHK; translated from the exons ATGGTTAAAGAGGTGATATTTCCATCACAAGTCTACTTAAGAGAGCTAAATACATTCAAAGAGCAGCTGGAAAAGCTGGAAACTGAATTTTCTAGACTACAAGGAATACTGCAG AAGAGTGGAATTACAACTTTGTCTTCAGAAAGCTCTCACTGTCAGAAGTGCAGTAAAACAGTTCTGGGTGCTCCTGTAGAAGTGCAGCCGGAACCTCCATCATCAGTTCCTGGGcctcctgcagtgcagctgcagcccacagctgtgCCGCCgccaccacctcctcctcctcctcttcctcctcctcctcctccactgcCACCACCAAAActgcctgcagcacctctcctccTCAAACGTGGCAACGGCTCTAAAGCACTTCTG GAGCCATCGGTAAAACAAGATGCACCGATGCACATCACTCTCAAAGATCTCCTGAATGTAAAGCTAAGGAAGACAGACAGCAGGCTGAGAACAGACAAG gCAGGATCCCGAGAGAGGACACGCAGGGCATTAATTACGGTCTCTGATTTACAGAGTGTTAATCTGAGATCCAAATCCAAGCCATCAGCTCACATTACAAGCTCCTTAAC taGTACTCCACCTAAAAATCAGATAGATCTTCGGAAACATCTTAAGAAAGTCAATATACAAAG AAGTCCTGGTGGCACTCcactaaataaagaaaacactgaatgtgGGAGTGGGCTGACACCAATTATGACACAGGCACTACGGCGCAAATTCCAG ATGGCACATCCGAAGAGCCCCTCACCGGCCCCgctgagcactgccagcagctttgATGAGCACAAGTAA